In Desulfotignum phosphitoxidans DSM 13687, the sequence ACCAAATTGTGTTAACAGCCAGGCGATTGGTGAAAAACAATATATTCAACCTATTTGTTATGAAGGCACTCGGGAGGATGCGCGAGCCCGCCTTTTGCAGATACTTGGTTCCCAAAGGCGGGCAAAGATCTTGACGGCTCAGGAAAATTATATTCGAGCAGAATTTACGTCCGCTTTGTTTCGATTTGTCGATGACGTGGAGTTTTATTTTCCGAAAGAGAAATCAGGCGAGATGGTCATCCATATCCGATCCGCATCCCGTATCGGATATTCCGACCTTGGGGCAAACCGAAAACGAATTGAGCGGATTCGAAGTGAATTTCTTAAATAGATCTGAAATATCAATGATAAAGCGGTTCTTGAAACCACATATCGTGCCCATGGGGGCGCATGCAGGTGGATGATGAAAAACAGCAGGTCAATCCCGGAGATGCCATCTGGATACCAGAGGAGTCTCATAGTCTTGCGAACAATGGTACTGAATCGGTATTTTTGTGGTTGCTTCGTCATGGGAAAAGCATTTATTTTAACGTAACACATCAGGAAGGATGGAACATGGCTGAAGAAAAGGGAAAAAATCCAAAAGGGGCCGGCAAGAGCAGTTTTGATTTGATTGATTTGAAAAAAATCTCCGATGTTTTGCCTGTAAAGCCTGGATCGGTTGTCCTGGATCTGGCCTGCGG encodes:
- a CDS encoding DUF1499 domain-containing protein — protein: MNKQIAVGLITLIFLPGCVGAVSDLGINNGALAPCPKTPNCVNSQAIGEKQYIQPICYEGTREDARARLLQILGSQRRAKILTAQENYIRAEFTSALFRFVDDVEFYFPKEKSGEMVIHIRSASRIGYSDLGANRKRIERIRSEFLK